From a single Pyxicephalus adspersus chromosome 11, UCB_Pads_2.0, whole genome shotgun sequence genomic region:
- the NMNAT1 gene encoding nicotinamide/nicotinic acid mononucleotide adenylyltransferase 1 isoform X1 — protein sequence MLGLSRIARDLCPRLRKYGPWYDINVYSGLPSRQECQHTRGLLLSGNNNHISSEAGRDTGARGCISNPDAVVLNSWDSSYTMEKSKERTEVVLLATGSFNPVTVMHLRLFELARDYLHSTGNYKVVKGIISPVSDGYKKKGLVEGQHRLSMAQLAAQTSDWIKVDAWECLKKDWTETVAVLRHHQQHQLLGKNDEGNMEKKSGSRKGNKRKRDSNCQDIPDSICAESKAVPQVKLLCGADMLESLGTPNLWKPEHIVEIVSSFGLVCITRMGSDARKFIYESDILWKYRNNIHLVEEWITNDISSTKVRRALRRGMSVRYLLPDPVLDYIKNHDLYSEESEEKNSGLILEPLMRNTKKPQ from the exons ATGCTGGGATTATCCAGAATAGCCAGGGACCTGTGTCCCAGACTCAGGAAGTACGGCCCCTGGTATGACATTAATGTCTACTCTGGGTTACCTAGCAGACAGGAGTGCCAGCACACAAGGGGATTATTATTGTCCGGTAACAACAACCACATTTCGTCTGAGGCTGGCAGGGATACCGGTGCCAGGG GTTGTATAAGTAACCCAGACGCAGTTGTATTAAATTCCTGGGACTCTTCTTATACCATGGAAAAGTCAAAAGAACGGACAGAAGTTGTCCTATTGGCTACCGGCTCATTTAATCCCGTCACTGTAATGCACCTGAGGCTGTTTGAACTTGCCAGGGACTATCTGCACTCCACAG GAAACTATAAGGTAGTAAAAGGCATTATATCCCCGGTGAGTGATGGATACAAAAAGAAGGGTCTGGTCGAAGGGCAACATCGTCTGTCAATGGCCCAGCTGGCAGCTCAGACTTCAGATTGGATAAAAGTGGACGCGTGGGAGTGTTTGAAAAAGGATTGGACTGAGACTGTAGCAGTTTTAAG acaTCACCAGCAGCATCAACTTCTGGGTAAAAATGATGAAgggaatatggaaaaaaaatctggaagcaGGAAGGGTAACAAAAGGAAGAGGGACAGCAACTGCCAAGACATCCCTGACAGTATTTGTGCAGAGAGCAAAG CTGTGCCTCAGGTGAAGCTGCTGTGTGGGGCAGACATGTTGGAATCACTCGGAACCCCTAATCTGTGGAAACCTGAACACATAGTGGAGATTGTATCATCTTTTGGTCTGGTTTGTATAACCAGGATGGGTAGTGACGCAAGGAAGTTCATCTATGAGTCAGATATCCTCTGGAAGTACAGGAACAACATTCATTTAGTGGAAGAGTGGATTACTAATGACATCTCCTCCACCAAGGTCCGGCGAGCCTTAAGAAGAGGGATGAGCGTCCGCTATCTTTTGCCTGACCCAGTATTGGACTATATCAAAAACCATGACTTGTATAgcgaggagagcgaggagaaaaACTCCGGCCTTATTCTGGAGCCTCTGATGAGGAACACCAAGAAACctcaataa
- the NMNAT1 gene encoding nicotinamide/nicotinic acid mononucleotide adenylyltransferase 1 isoform X2 gives MEKSKERTEVVLLATGSFNPVTVMHLRLFELARDYLHSTGNYKVVKGIISPVSDGYKKKGLVEGQHRLSMAQLAAQTSDWIKVDAWECLKKDWTETVAVLRHHQQHQLLGKNDEGNMEKKSGSRKGNKRKRDSNCQDIPDSICAESKAVPQVKLLCGADMLESLGTPNLWKPEHIVEIVSSFGLVCITRMGSDARKFIYESDILWKYRNNIHLVEEWITNDISSTKVRRALRRGMSVRYLLPDPVLDYIKNHDLYSEESEEKNSGLILEPLMRNTKKPQ, from the exons ATGGAAAAGTCAAAAGAACGGACAGAAGTTGTCCTATTGGCTACCGGCTCATTTAATCCCGTCACTGTAATGCACCTGAGGCTGTTTGAACTTGCCAGGGACTATCTGCACTCCACAG GAAACTATAAGGTAGTAAAAGGCATTATATCCCCGGTGAGTGATGGATACAAAAAGAAGGGTCTGGTCGAAGGGCAACATCGTCTGTCAATGGCCCAGCTGGCAGCTCAGACTTCAGATTGGATAAAAGTGGACGCGTGGGAGTGTTTGAAAAAGGATTGGACTGAGACTGTAGCAGTTTTAAG acaTCACCAGCAGCATCAACTTCTGGGTAAAAATGATGAAgggaatatggaaaaaaaatctggaagcaGGAAGGGTAACAAAAGGAAGAGGGACAGCAACTGCCAAGACATCCCTGACAGTATTTGTGCAGAGAGCAAAG CTGTGCCTCAGGTGAAGCTGCTGTGTGGGGCAGACATGTTGGAATCACTCGGAACCCCTAATCTGTGGAAACCTGAACACATAGTGGAGATTGTATCATCTTTTGGTCTGGTTTGTATAACCAGGATGGGTAGTGACGCAAGGAAGTTCATCTATGAGTCAGATATCCTCTGGAAGTACAGGAACAACATTCATTTAGTGGAAGAGTGGATTACTAATGACATCTCCTCCACCAAGGTCCGGCGAGCCTTAAGAAGAGGGATGAGCGTCCGCTATCTTTTGCCTGACCCAGTATTGGACTATATCAAAAACCATGACTTGTATAgcgaggagagcgaggagaaaaACTCCGGCCTTATTCTGGAGCCTCTGATGAGGAACACCAAGAAACctcaataa
- the LZIC gene encoding protein LZIC isoform X1, producing MSSTRGLSLTILNMASRGTTETSKLRQNLEEQLDRLMQQLQDLEECREELDTDEYEETKKETLEQLSEFNDSLQKIMSGNMTLVDELSGMQLAIQAAISQAFKTPEVIRMFAKKQPGQLRTRLGEMGRDLMVGKLGRDLYTQQKGEILTALRKLGEKLTPEEEAFLAENAGAALSQFQKVSEGLGSGDKVLALASLEVGSTKK from the exons atgtcctCAACCCGGGGACTATCTTTAACCAT CCTGAACATGGCATCAAGGGGTACGACGGAGACCAGTAAACTCCGGCAGAACCTGGAGGAACAGCTTGATCGTTTAATGCAGCAGCTCCAAGACCTGGAGGAGTGCAG AGAAGAGTTGGACACTGACGAGTATGAGGAAACCAAGAAAGAGACTTTGGAGCAACTAAGTGAATTTAATGACTCTCTGCAGAAGATTATGTCTGGGAATATGACTCTGGTAGATGAGCTGAGTGGAATGCAACTG GCTATACAAGCCGCAATCAGCCAGGCCTTCAAGACTCCAGAGGTCATCCGCATGTTTGCCAAAAAGCAGCCAGGACAGCTCAGGACACGGTTAGGAGAG ATGGGTCGGGATTTAATGGTTGGAAAACTCGGAAGAGACCTTTATACGCAACAGAAGGGAGAGATCCTGACAGCTCTGAGAAAACTTGGAGAGAAG ttgACACCAGAGGAGGAGGCTTTCCTTGCAGAGAATGCCGGTGCTGCACTCAGCCAGTTTCAGAAGGTCTCGGAAGGTTTAG GATCGGGAGATAAGGTTTTGGCCCTGGCAAGCCTTGAGGTGGGAAGCACGAAGAAGTGA
- the LZIC gene encoding protein LZIC isoform X2: MASRGTTETSKLRQNLEEQLDRLMQQLQDLEECREELDTDEYEETKKETLEQLSEFNDSLQKIMSGNMTLVDELSGMQLAIQAAISQAFKTPEVIRMFAKKQPGQLRTRLGEMGRDLMVGKLGRDLYTQQKGEILTALRKLGEKLTPEEEAFLAENAGAALSQFQKVSEGLGSGDKVLALASLEVGSTKK; this comes from the exons ATGGCATCAAGGGGTACGACGGAGACCAGTAAACTCCGGCAGAACCTGGAGGAACAGCTTGATCGTTTAATGCAGCAGCTCCAAGACCTGGAGGAGTGCAG AGAAGAGTTGGACACTGACGAGTATGAGGAAACCAAGAAAGAGACTTTGGAGCAACTAAGTGAATTTAATGACTCTCTGCAGAAGATTATGTCTGGGAATATGACTCTGGTAGATGAGCTGAGTGGAATGCAACTG GCTATACAAGCCGCAATCAGCCAGGCCTTCAAGACTCCAGAGGTCATCCGCATGTTTGCCAAAAAGCAGCCAGGACAGCTCAGGACACGGTTAGGAGAG ATGGGTCGGGATTTAATGGTTGGAAAACTCGGAAGAGACCTTTATACGCAACAGAAGGGAGAGATCCTGACAGCTCTGAGAAAACTTGGAGAGAAG ttgACACCAGAGGAGGAGGCTTTCCTTGCAGAGAATGCCGGTGCTGCACTCAGCCAGTTTCAGAAGGTCTCGGAAGGTTTAG GATCGGGAGATAAGGTTTTGGCCCTGGCAAGCCTTGAGGTGGGAAGCACGAAGAAGTGA